In the Borrelia turicatae 91E135 genome, one interval contains:
- a CDS encoding copper homeostasis protein CutC codes for MIREACVFNILEALNAVKLGADRIELCENTTCGGTTPSYGTIKVLKERLDVPIVVMIRPRCGGFVYSNLEFQAMKEDIELCKSLGVEGVVFGILKDDCEIDIDRTKDLLSLSYPLKVTFHKAVDETCDIRSSVANLLDIGVHRILTSGGGFKAEDSLMIIQDLILMAGEKLEIVVAGKVSKDNVDAIDTILGAKAYHGRLIVGNLSSS; via the coding sequence ATGATAAGAGAAGCATGTGTTTTTAATATATTAGAGGCTTTAAATGCTGTTAAGCTTGGTGCTGATAGAATTGAGCTTTGTGAAAATACGACTTGTGGAGGAACTACGCCTTCTTATGGCACCATAAAAGTTTTAAAGGAAAGGTTGGACGTTCCTATTGTTGTAATGATTAGACCAAGATGTGGGGGATTTGTGTATTCTAATTTAGAATTTCAAGCTATGAAGGAAGATATTGAGCTTTGCAAGAGTCTTGGAGTGGAAGGTGTAGTTTTTGGAATTTTAAAGGATGATTGTGAAATTGACATAGATAGAACTAAAGACTTGCTAAGTTTATCTTACCCTTTAAAAGTTACTTTTCATAAAGCAGTTGATGAGACTTGTGATATTAGATCTTCTGTGGCTAATCTTTTAGATATTGGTGTTCATAGAATATTGACTTCAGGAGGAGGATTTAAAGCGGAAGATTCACTTATGATCATTCAGGATTTAATATTGATGGCTGGAGAAAAATTAGAAATTGTTGTTGCAGGTAAAGTTAGTAAGGATAATGTTGATGCTATTGATACTATTCTAGGTGCGAAAGCTTATCATGGGAGGTTGATTGTTGGTAATTTAAGTTCATCTTAA
- the sbcD gene encoding exonuclease subunit SbcD — protein MSTYRVLHTSDWHIGKKIGYFSRIGEQQKFLSFLLGFIKNEKIDLLLIAGDVYDSKRPGLEEQKLINDFFYELSFTPCKWCVVITGNHDKRAYFNINKKILSKFNFFLVTGNELSSQVVFLEDRGDIKFIIVCMPYINERLIVDQDCKNIELHNDVFLKNLEKAYKDQISNVIGALDEQYLHIPRILIAHSFFSSSSVVGSIGNSPILPVSVFGNNFSYVALGHIHNFKKLKDNVVYSGSPIQYSFDEDIKKYVNVLFFSESKLVEQNKVLLPVFGKLYFLQGSFNEIMSDLHKIKNEISYLCYLKIELNEKAAAEFEEQIYDFAKSSLINIFDIYYHCIDSEEESLKEGRMLLSRDEVLSRDEKYFFQEKLKKDIKNGFRRGNKFREEELIALFEEVLLKGRAGEYEDK, from the coding sequence ATGAGTACTTATAGAGTTTTACATACGTCTGATTGGCATATTGGTAAAAAAATTGGATATTTTTCTAGGATTGGTGAGCAACAGAAGTTTTTAAGTTTTTTATTGGGATTTATTAAAAATGAAAAAATTGATCTTTTACTTATTGCTGGTGATGTTTATGATTCAAAGAGGCCTGGACTTGAAGAACAAAAATTAATAAATGATTTTTTTTACGAATTATCTTTTACCCCTTGTAAATGGTGTGTAGTTATTACTGGAAATCATGATAAAAGAGCTTATTTTAATATTAATAAAAAAATACTCTCAAAGTTTAATTTTTTTTTAGTTACTGGAAATGAACTTTCTAGTCAAGTGGTGTTTTTAGAAGACCGTGGTGATATTAAGTTTATTATTGTCTGCATGCCTTATATTAATGAAAGACTTATTGTGGATCAAGATTGTAAAAATATAGAACTACATAACGATGTCTTTCTTAAAAACCTTGAAAAAGCTTATAAAGATCAAATATCAAATGTTATTGGGGCCCTTGATGAGCAGTATCTTCATATCCCTAGAATATTGATTGCACATTCTTTTTTTTCTAGTAGTAGTGTAGTTGGTAGTATTGGAAATAGTCCTATTTTACCTGTGAGTGTTTTTGGCAATAATTTTTCTTATGTTGCACTTGGACATATTCATAATTTTAAAAAGTTAAAAGATAATGTAGTTTATTCAGGTTCACCAATTCAGTATTCATTTGATGAAGATATTAAAAAATATGTGAATGTCTTGTTTTTTAGTGAAAGTAAATTAGTTGAACAAAATAAGGTTTTACTTCCTGTATTTGGTAAATTGTACTTTTTACAAGGCTCTTTTAATGAGATTATGAGTGATTTGCATAAGATTAAGAATGAGATTTCTTATCTGTGTTACTTAAAAATCGAGCTTAATGAGAAAGCGGCTGCGGAATTTGAAGAACAGATTTATGACTTTGCAAAGTCAAGTTTAATCAATATATTTGATATTTATTATCATTGCATAGATTCAGAAGAAGAGTCCTTAAAAGAAGGACGAATGTTGCTTAGTAGAGATGAAGTACTAAGTAGGGATGAGAAGTATTTTTTCCAGGAAAAATTAAAAAAAGATATTAAGAATGGTTTTAGGAGAGGAAATAAATTTAGGGAAGAAGAACTTATTGCTCTTTTTGAAGAAGTATTACTTAAGGGAAGAGCAGGCGAATATGAGGATAAATAA
- a CDS encoding SbcC/MukB-like Walker B domain-containing protein yields MRINKLVFKNIASYKGEYEINFDVSVLKKSGIFLISGNTGAGKSTILDCITLALYARVYRLDKNISDSISKGFDSAYVKLTFTVSGKVYESFIELNTRQKETPKNMVLTCFSDGSLIENKDDVLSYIKSLCRLDFEQFCQTVILPQGNFQEFLTLKPKNKTAIIDNIFNLKKYDDIEIFLKKELELTKFNKERLVFLDTEERNRLNINKKKINELTESLNLINVEILRENLDNVYKLIVICEKIIKFNQNYLDIRHRIDDLKLELSSKVVFRNKLNREYFLQKKIKSELDEKLKFYNSNDFLDLKNFVQRQSELLNDKNRFSLELLSIQRDLEELKYLDLDNFNFDYVKELYYENVILCEMNFDEEAYDRLLIKEKQLETQRKKLSVEQKRKNVEIKSINSEKISFDFDKYVYYEALKLLKGFYEELILRYKNGLDLLLKSNDSGLSQAIEINIKIDLYRNFLEHLNNNRQSVEKDIEDLKHHEDAYKVYQGKEKLKISSLNELLKLNSKLQVLQSELDILKVAILHNKESKIKWEGCVLNFKKNNAEILKRIGQNLFRKYIDYSNKDKILIFEGKLKEIAALKLMFNDLNSKISLKEIEIKENLGKIKNLLFNVNLKISLSESALIEREFEKFLRSKRDIENDHIKLNLCLDNISNEKLKLESQIEIMKQTILGFKMELKDELAKFTSSFVDLKRSIKGVFCAKDPIFSFDSLNPSKNSLEHFIKLKSNFISQIEVLSKDISKYEANFSSLQVLKAELNAHEINLENIKNELSSVNERNDKLEILKKVVTTSPSLKYYVQSFLIDEILSISNKKYLNIILPDFELEIDINSKDFNFLVKSKKDGNMTRSVKTLSGGEKFLVSLSLSLALSDMIRDSDLKIEAFFLDEGFGSLDEDTLKMVIPKISDLQRVDGRQIGIISHVSYLKEEIKTQIVISKISTVSKITIESF; encoded by the coding sequence ATGAGGATAAATAAGTTAGTATTTAAGAACATTGCTTCTTATAAAGGTGAATATGAGATAAATTTCGATGTTTCTGTTTTAAAAAAGTCGGGAATTTTTTTGATTTCTGGAAATACTGGAGCTGGCAAGAGTACAATTTTGGATTGTATTACTCTTGCTCTTTATGCACGAGTTTATAGACTTGATAAAAATATTTCAGATTCAATTTCAAAAGGTTTTGATAGTGCTTATGTTAAACTTACTTTCACTGTTTCTGGAAAAGTTTATGAGTCATTTATTGAACTTAATACAAGACAAAAAGAAACACCAAAAAATATGGTACTTACTTGTTTTAGTGATGGGAGTTTGATTGAGAATAAAGATGATGTTTTGTCTTATATAAAGAGTCTTTGTAGGTTGGATTTTGAACAGTTTTGTCAAACTGTTATTTTGCCTCAAGGTAATTTTCAGGAGTTTTTAACTTTAAAGCCAAAAAATAAAACAGCAATAATTGACAATATTTTTAATTTAAAAAAGTATGATGATATAGAAATTTTTTTAAAGAAAGAATTAGAACTTACAAAATTCAATAAAGAAAGATTAGTATTTTTAGATACGGAAGAAAGAAACAGACTGAATATTAATAAAAAAAAAATAAATGAATTGACTGAATCTTTGAATTTAATTAATGTAGAAATTTTAAGAGAAAATCTTGACAATGTTTATAAGTTGATAGTTATTTGTGAAAAAATAATAAAGTTCAATCAAAATTATTTAGATATTCGACATAGGATAGATGATTTAAAATTGGAATTATCTTCTAAAGTTGTGTTCAGAAATAAGTTAAATCGTGAGTATTTTTTGCAGAAAAAGATTAAATCAGAATTAGATGAAAAGCTTAAGTTTTATAATTCTAATGATTTTTTGGATTTAAAAAATTTTGTACAAAGGCAAAGCGAACTATTAAATGATAAAAATCGGTTCTCGTTAGAGCTTTTAAGTATTCAAAGGGACTTAGAAGAATTGAAATATTTGGATTTAGACAATTTTAATTTTGATTATGTAAAAGAATTATATTATGAGAATGTTATTTTATGTGAGATGAATTTTGATGAGGAAGCTTATGATAGATTACTTATAAAAGAGAAGCAATTGGAAACTCAAAGAAAAAAATTATCAGTAGAACAGAAGAGAAAAAACGTCGAAATCAAAAGTATTAATTCAGAAAAAATATCATTTGATTTTGATAAGTATGTTTATTATGAGGCATTAAAGTTATTAAAGGGGTTTTATGAAGAATTAATATTGAGATATAAAAATGGATTAGACTTGTTGTTAAAGTCAAATGATAGTGGTTTATCACAAGCTATTGAGATAAATATTAAAATTGATTTATATAGAAATTTTTTAGAACATCTTAATAACAATAGACAGTCTGTTGAGAAAGATATAGAGGATCTTAAACATCATGAAGATGCATATAAGGTATATCAAGGAAAAGAAAAATTAAAAATCAGTAGTTTAAATGAACTATTGAAATTGAATTCAAAGCTTCAAGTTTTGCAATCTGAGTTAGATATTCTTAAAGTTGCTATCTTGCATAATAAAGAAAGTAAAATTAAATGGGAGGGTTGTGTCTTAAATTTTAAGAAAAATAATGCAGAAATTTTAAAAAGAATTGGTCAAAATTTATTTCGAAAATATATAGATTATTCTAATAAGGATAAGATTTTGATTTTTGAAGGTAAACTTAAGGAAATTGCAGCTTTAAAATTAATGTTCAATGATTTAAATTCCAAAATTTCTTTAAAGGAAATAGAAATTAAAGAAAATTTAGGTAAGATAAAAAATTTATTATTTAATGTTAATTTAAAGATAAGTCTAAGTGAGTCTGCTTTAATTGAGAGAGAGTTTGAAAAATTTTTAAGGTCTAAAAGAGACATAGAAAATGATCATATTAAATTGAATTTGTGTCTTGATAATATAAGTAATGAAAAACTTAAACTTGAGAGTCAAATTGAGATTATGAAACAAACCATATTAGGTTTTAAAATGGAGCTTAAAGATGAACTTGCTAAGTTTACTTCTAGTTTTGTTGATTTGAAAAGATCAATTAAAGGTGTTTTTTGTGCTAAGGATCCTATTTTTTCATTTGATTCTTTAAACCCTAGTAAGAATAGTTTAGAGCATTTTATAAAGTTGAAATCCAATTTTATATCTCAGATTGAGGTTCTCTCTAAGGATATTAGTAAGTATGAGGCAAATTTTTCAAGCTTGCAGGTTCTTAAAGCAGAACTTAATGCACATGAGATTAATTTAGAGAATATTAAGAATGAATTAAGTAGTGTAAATGAGCGTAATGATAAATTGGAAATTTTGAAAAAAGTTGTTACTACTTCTCCTAGTTTAAAGTATTATGTTCAGAGTTTTTTGATTGATGAGATTTTAAGTATATCAAATAAAAAGTATTTAAATATTATTCTGCCTGATTTTGAGCTTGAAATTGATATAAATAGTAAAGATTTTAATTTTCTAGTTAAAAGCAAAAAAGATGGAAATATGACTCGTAGTGTTAAAACTTTATCTGGTGGTGAGAAGTTTCTTGTATCTTTATCGCTTTCTCTAGCTCTCTCAGACATGATAAGAGATAGTGATCTTAAAATAGAAGCATTTTTTCTTGATGAGGGCTTTGGGAGTCTTGATGAGGATACTTTAAAAATGGTTATTCCAAAGATTTCTGATTTGCAGCGTGTTGATGGGCGTCAAATTGGTATAATATCTCATGTTTCTTATTTGAAGGAAGAGATTAAGACCCAGATAGTTATAAGTAAAATTTCAACAGTTTCTAAGATTACTATAGAGAGTTTTTAA
- a CDS encoding AAA family ATPase has product MSILVCPKKSEIKKIDTKTLKNIKQDTLCEIEKLEKVLIGTNEIIIPKINREIFILIEQTKKEFKSKPSIGIKEIFYQILKTKKLLKKYKLNKLSFNFNEENMIASIDKIRLIETYKEFEDEIRLTNDYFEIDKYVKNLTTLAKEKKLNPLIGREKEIQSLINILERRNKNSTILIGEPGVGKTAIVEGLAIKIANKEIKNQLQNKVILQIDTSDLVSGTKYRGEFEERLNNIIKSIKNNKDIIIFIDEIHTLIGAGNSEGSIDAANILKPVLSRSAIQIIGATTYDEYRKHISKDKAFTRRFQTISIKEPDEKETLNIINNIIKNFEDYHGVTYEKEAIENVIKISSQYLINKRFPDKAIDLIDIAGAQKKQKETNKKIINVEDIKSATDELLNIKIKSNIKEEIDTLKTEARHIKEKIIGQECAINEIIIEMVKTKLEINNNTQPLTSILLIGSSGSGKTMIAKTISSIIIEDQNSILKLDMSDYREETSISKLIGTNPGYTGYADGGILTNRLKHNPRAFIILENIEHAHNSVLTIIEQILEHGELISSKEDKISFKNTIIVLSTSIGTKTLLGKGSIGFNKTDNNINIKNEINNELKTRFKSSLLDKIQKKIILNILKEEDLSLIYNNYCKELTKKFRLKNIQIEIDDNLKNHIINKYYDKNSGARSILNAIKEQIEEKIINQIFKNPNINLIKIYLDQNNIKIKQKEILCSRK; this is encoded by the coding sequence ATGTCTATATTAGTTTGTCCAAAAAAATCTGAAATAAAAAAAATAGATACCAAAACTTTAAAAAATATCAAACAAGATACATTATGTGAAATAGAAAAGTTAGAAAAAGTTTTAATTGGTACTAATGAAATTATAATTCCAAAGATAAACAGAGAAATTTTCATTCTTATTGAACAAACAAAAAAAGAGTTTAAGTCTAAACCTTCAATAGGTATAAAAGAGATTTTTTATCAAATCTTAAAAACGAAAAAACTTCTCAAGAAATATAAACTTAATAAGTTAAGCTTCAACTTTAATGAAGAAAATATGATAGCAAGTATAGACAAAATAAGGTTAATTGAAACATACAAAGAATTCGAAGATGAAATAAGACTTACAAATGACTATTTTGAAATTGATAAATACGTTAAAAACTTGACAACACTTGCAAAAGAAAAAAAACTCAATCCTTTAATCGGTCGTGAAAAAGAAATTCAATCACTAATAAACATACTTGAGAGACGAAACAAAAATAGCACAATTTTAATAGGAGAACCTGGTGTTGGCAAAACGGCAATTGTTGAAGGCCTTGCCATCAAAATTGCAAATAAAGAAATAAAGAACCAACTACAAAACAAAGTAATACTACAAATTGACACTTCTGACTTAGTCTCAGGAACAAAATATAGAGGAGAATTCGAAGAAAGATTAAATAACATAATTAAATCCATTAAAAACAATAAAGACATAATAATATTTATAGATGAAATACACACTCTAATAGGAGCTGGAAACTCTGAAGGCTCTATTGACGCAGCAAATATTTTAAAACCCGTTTTGTCTCGCTCTGCAATACAAATAATAGGTGCAACAACTTATGATGAATATAGAAAACATATTTCTAAAGATAAAGCATTTACTAGAAGATTTCAAACAATATCGATCAAAGAACCCGATGAAAAAGAAACTCTCAATATAATCAATAACATAATAAAAAACTTTGAAGATTATCACGGTGTCACTTATGAAAAAGAAGCCATAGAAAATGTTATTAAGATATCATCACAATATCTAATTAACAAAAGATTTCCCGATAAAGCAATTGATCTAATTGATATTGCCGGGGCTCAAAAAAAGCAAAAAGAAACAAATAAAAAAATAATCAATGTAGAAGATATTAAAAGCGCAACAGATGAACTATTAAATATTAAGATAAAATCTAACATCAAAGAAGAAATTGATACGCTTAAAACAGAAGCAAGACACATAAAAGAAAAAATAATTGGGCAAGAATGTGCTATAAATGAAATAATTATAGAAATGGTCAAAACAAAACTCGAAATCAATAATAATACGCAACCTTTAACATCAATATTGCTAATAGGTTCAAGCGGAAGCGGAAAGACAATGATAGCAAAAACAATATCAAGCATCATTATTGAAGATCAAAACTCAATACTAAAGCTAGACATGTCAGACTATAGAGAAGAAACTTCCATATCAAAATTAATAGGAACGAATCCAGGATATACAGGCTATGCTGACGGTGGCATTTTAACAAACAGATTAAAACATAATCCTAGAGCCTTCATTATACTTGAAAATATCGAACATGCTCATAATTCTGTGCTTACTATCATAGAACAAATACTTGAGCACGGAGAACTAATTAGTAGTAAAGAAGACAAAATATCCTTTAAAAACACCATTATTGTTTTAAGTACATCTATTGGTACCAAAACACTACTTGGAAAGGGAAGTATTGGATTTAATAAAACAGACAATAATATAAATATCAAAAACGAAATCAACAATGAGCTTAAAACAAGATTCAAATCATCACTACTAGACAAAATACAAAAAAAAATAATTCTTAATATCTTAAAAGAAGAAGACCTCAGCCTAATTTATAACAACTATTGCAAAGAACTCACTAAAAAATTTAGACTAAAGAATATTCAAATAGAGATTGATGACAATCTTAAAAATCATATAATCAACAAATATTATGACAAAAATTCCGGAGCAAGAAGCATTTTAAATGCAATAAAAGAACAAATAGAAGAAAAAATTATCAATCAAATATTCAAAAATCCCAATATTAATCTAATAAAAATATATTTAGACCAAAATAATATAAAAATTAAACAAAAGGAAATCTTATGTTCAAGAAAGTAG
- the ileS gene encoding isoleucine--tRNA ligase, which produces MFKKVESKVNFPKIEERILKFWNDNKIFEKSIQQREGCEEFTFYDGPPFATGLPHFGHFVPNTIKDIIPRYKTMKGKQVKRYFGWDTHGLPVEYEVEKSLKISGRYEIEKYGIDKFNEECRKIVLRYTKEWQKTISRLGRWIDFENNYKTMDTTFMESVWWVFQTLYNKGLIYESYYVLPYSPKLATPLSNFEVNLGEYKEIHDPSLTIKFKIKDKNEYLLAWTTTPWTLPTNLGIAVGKDIDYSKIFDKEKDETFIIGTKRLNHYYKDEKAYTVIEQFKGEYIKGIEYEPIFNYFLNQRDKGAFKIHTAEYVTTDDGTGIVHIAPFGEEDYNILKNNTKTDMITPIDAECRFTNEVKDFEGLFVKDADNKIIEKLKSMNLLFKRENFLHRYPFCYRTNSPLIYRPISSWFVNIEAIKEKLIKSNEQINWMPSHLKKGRFGKWLENARDWAISRNRFWGNPIPVWICSKTGNKICIGSKEELERLSGQKVNDLHKDKVDKITWPSEYGGVYVRTSEVLDCWFESGSMPYASKHYPFKDKDNFHNIFPADFIAEGLDQTRGWFYTLTILGTALFENTAFKNVIVNGLVLSSDGRKMSKSLRNYTDPMEVINTFGADALRLYLVMSPVIRADDLKYSDDGVKDVLKNIIIPIWNAYSFFITYAIIDKFEPNNNINLHKTNILDKWIVSEIESLKKILNEEIDKYNLTKSIEELLAFIDKLNNWYIRRSRRRFWKSENDNDKIDAHETLYYVIKNLMLMLAPFIPFLTEEIYQNLKTKDEKESIHLNKYPQAIEKLINIDLEEKMNFIRKVVSIARALRASHNIKIRKPISTIYVVTKDQKEQQILNEMKEIILEEINAKEIKIKSNEEELVTYKAKANFRELGSKLGVNMKVGSLEIMKLTNEDILKIINGNKHIIKINENTYNITLKDIILERHERENLKIINEDSVTIGLDALITEELYLEGLSRELIRKVQNLRKENNFNVSDRIILYIDNSDILKKITNQFESYIKTETLTLKIEINKEKALTNVELDDAIFIKIGIKRWSN; this is translated from the coding sequence ATGTTCAAGAAAGTAGAAAGCAAAGTAAATTTCCCTAAGATAGAAGAGAGAATATTAAAATTTTGGAATGACAATAAAATTTTCGAAAAATCAATACAACAAAGAGAAGGTTGTGAAGAATTTACATTCTATGATGGACCGCCATTTGCAACAGGACTTCCACATTTTGGACACTTCGTTCCAAATACAATTAAAGATATCATTCCAAGATATAAAACAATGAAAGGCAAACAGGTTAAGAGATATTTTGGATGGGATACTCATGGCTTACCCGTAGAATATGAAGTAGAAAAATCCTTAAAAATCTCTGGCAGATACGAAATAGAAAAATATGGAATTGATAAATTTAATGAAGAATGTAGGAAAATAGTTCTTAGATACACAAAAGAATGGCAAAAAACAATTTCAAGATTAGGCAGATGGATCGACTTTGAAAACAATTACAAAACAATGGATACAACCTTCATGGAATCTGTATGGTGGGTATTCCAAACACTTTACAATAAAGGTTTAATTTATGAAAGCTACTATGTACTACCATATTCTCCGAAACTTGCAACTCCTCTCTCAAACTTTGAGGTTAATCTCGGTGAATATAAGGAAATTCATGATCCATCACTAACTATAAAATTTAAAATCAAAGATAAAAATGAATACTTACTCGCATGGACAACAACTCCTTGGACACTACCTACAAATCTTGGAATTGCTGTCGGCAAAGATATAGATTACTCTAAAATATTTGATAAGGAAAAAGATGAAACATTTATAATCGGCACAAAAAGGTTAAATCACTACTATAAAGATGAAAAAGCATATACAGTAATAGAACAATTTAAAGGTGAGTATATTAAAGGAATAGAATATGAACCCATATTTAACTATTTCCTAAACCAACGGGATAAAGGGGCTTTCAAGATTCATACAGCAGAATATGTCACAACTGATGATGGAACCGGAATAGTACATATCGCACCCTTTGGAGAAGAAGACTATAACATACTTAAAAATAATACAAAAACCGACATGATAACACCTATAGATGCCGAGTGCAGATTTACAAACGAAGTAAAAGATTTTGAAGGACTATTTGTTAAAGATGCAGATAATAAAATAATAGAAAAATTAAAATCAATGAACCTTTTATTCAAACGAGAAAACTTTCTACACAGATATCCATTTTGCTACAGAACAAATTCACCTCTAATTTACAGACCCATAAGCTCATGGTTTGTAAATATTGAAGCAATAAAAGAAAAACTCATAAAATCAAATGAGCAAATAAACTGGATGCCCTCACACTTAAAAAAAGGACGATTTGGCAAATGGCTAGAAAATGCACGAGATTGGGCAATAAGCAGAAACAGATTTTGGGGAAATCCAATACCAGTTTGGATATGTTCAAAGACAGGAAACAAAATATGTATAGGATCCAAAGAAGAACTTGAGAGACTTTCAGGACAAAAGGTGAATGACTTACATAAAGATAAAGTTGATAAAATTACTTGGCCCAGTGAATATGGTGGTGTATATGTTCGAACAAGTGAAGTTTTAGACTGCTGGTTTGAATCTGGTTCCATGCCCTACGCAAGTAAGCATTATCCATTTAAAGATAAAGATAACTTCCATAATATTTTCCCTGCTGATTTCATTGCAGAAGGTCTAGACCAAACAAGAGGATGGTTTTATACATTAACAATCCTAGGAACTGCACTTTTTGAAAACACAGCGTTTAAGAATGTAATAGTTAATGGACTAGTATTATCTAGTGATGGAAGAAAAATGTCAAAATCACTTAGAAATTACACAGATCCAATGGAAGTAATAAACACATTTGGAGCTGATGCTCTAAGGCTTTACCTAGTAATGAGTCCCGTGATAAGAGCTGATGATTTAAAGTATAGCGATGACGGGGTTAAAGATGTTTTAAAAAATATTATAATCCCTATCTGGAATGCTTACTCATTTTTCATAACTTATGCAATAATTGACAAATTTGAACCTAATAATAATATAAATCTACACAAAACTAATATCCTTGATAAATGGATAGTTAGCGAAATCGAAAGTCTAAAAAAAATATTAAATGAAGAAATAGATAAATATAATTTAACAAAATCAATAGAAGAACTTCTTGCATTTATCGACAAACTAAATAATTGGTATATCAGAAGATCAAGAAGAAGGTTTTGGAAATCTGAGAATGATAATGATAAAATCGATGCCCATGAAACGCTATATTATGTAATAAAAAACTTAATGTTGATGCTTGCACCATTTATCCCGTTCTTAACAGAAGAAATTTATCAAAATCTAAAGACCAAAGATGAAAAAGAATCAATCCATCTAAACAAATATCCACAAGCAATTGAAAAACTTATTAACATAGATCTTGAAGAAAAAATGAACTTTATAAGAAAAGTTGTTTCAATTGCAAGAGCACTCAGAGCATCACATAATATCAAAATACGGAAACCCATAAGTACAATCTATGTTGTTACCAAGGATCAAAAAGAACAACAAATACTAAATGAAATGAAAGAAATAATACTTGAAGAAATTAACGCAAAAGAAATAAAAATCAAATCCAATGAAGAAGAACTTGTAACTTACAAAGCAAAAGCAAACTTTAGAGAACTTGGAAGTAAACTTGGAGTAAATATGAAAGTAGGATCATTAGAAATAATGAAACTAACAAACGAAGATATATTAAAAATAATAAATGGTAACAAACATATAATTAAAATCAATGAAAATACATATAATATTACGCTAAAAGATATAATCTTAGAAAGACATGAAAGAGAAAATTTAAAAATAATAAATGAAGATTCTGTCACAATTGGATTAGATGCACTAATAACAGAAGAATTATATTTAGAAGGACTCTCAAGAGAACTTATAAGAAAAGTACAAAATTTAAGAAAAGAAAATAATTTCAATGTTAGTGACAGAATAATACTATACATAGATAACAGTGATATATTGAAGAAAATAACAAATCAATTTGAAAGCTATATTAAAACGGAAACCTTAACACTCAAAATAGAAATTAATAAAGAAAAGGCATTAACAAACGTAGAACTTGACGATGCAATATTCATAAAGATAGGTATCAAAAGATGGTCAAACTAA
- a CDS encoding ROK family protein — MERYVSIDVGGTNTKYSLVDSGGNFLDKHEVKSGTTPDEQVGILVNVINSYKREENIKGVAICMPGFVDPKGIVIRVNAIKGFTNYPLKERLEALTGVNVEIENDANCVALAEKFKGNAIHSDDFVALTLGTGIGAGIFMNGKLLRGYSFMSGEIGFMITRGLGNNIPFNCRWESMASVAALRRRVAERLEMKFEEVSGEYVFELADSGNIHARNEIEHFFETLSFGIFNLTFILNPEKILIGGGISSRSDLISRIYDKLENLWSLELAHIYNNDIKKLVRVETTKFNNDSGKIGALYHYFVENKLLCNLSV; from the coding sequence ATGGAACGTTATGTTTCAATTGATGTTGGAGGTACTAATACTAAATATTCTCTTGTAGATAGTGGCGGTAATTTTCTTGATAAACATGAAGTTAAATCAGGTACTACTCCTGATGAGCAAGTTGGTATTTTAGTCAATGTAATTAATTCTTATAAAAGAGAAGAAAATATTAAAGGTGTTGCAATTTGCATGCCTGGGTTTGTTGATCCTAAGGGCATTGTAATTAGAGTGAATGCTATTAAAGGATTTACTAATTATCCTTTAAAAGAAAGGCTTGAAGCCTTAACAGGGGTGAATGTTGAGATTGAAAATGATGCTAATTGTGTGGCTTTAGCAGAAAAATTTAAAGGTAATGCTATTCATTCTGATGATTTTGTTGCGTTGACTCTTGGAACAGGCATTGGTGCTGGAATATTTATGAATGGAAAACTTTTGAGGGGATATTCTTTTATGTCTGGTGAAATTGGGTTTATGATAACCAGAGGGCTTGGAAATAATATTCCTTTTAATTGTAGATGGGAATCTATGGCTTCTGTTGCGGCCTTAAGGAGAAGGGTTGCTGAGCGTTTGGAAATGAAATTTGAAGAAGTTTCTGGAGAATATGTTTTTGAGCTTGCCGATAGTGGCAATATACATGCTAGGAATGAAATCGAGCATTTTTTTGAAACTTTATCATTTGGAATTTTTAATTTAACTTTTATTTTAAATCCTGAAAAAATCTTAATTGGAGGCGGAATAAGTTCACGATCGGATTTAATAAGTAGAATATATGATAAATTAGAAAATTTATGGTCTTTAGAATTGGCTCATATTTATAATAATGATATCAAGAAACTTGTTAGAGTGGAAACAACTAAATTTAATAATGATTCTGGTAAAATCGGAGCATTATATCATTATTTTGTTGAAAATAAATTGTTATGTAATTTAAGTGTTTAG